From Acidicapsa acidisoli, the proteins below share one genomic window:
- a CDS encoding TonB-dependent receptor — MTRILRNISFSFLAGLIFLLSANIVRAQFEDGSIVGAIHDSSGAIVPGASVSATNTATGIVATTTTNSSGEYEFPSLRVGVYTVKAESQGFSTAVAENISVSVSGRTRIDLSLKVGGSDSTVEVNDVALSLETDTSQRGQTITNYQSEALPLVSRNYSDLLALVTGSRQAPTAATTSSISSLVREGAYNVNGQRSMFNNFLLDGMDNNAYGESNQGFDNQIIAIAPDSVAEFQVVTNNESAEYGRSSGATINVASASGTNAFHATAYDFLRNTDLNAAGFFKPNVVSNTGAVTPFKKPAFNRNQFGMNFGGPIQKDKLFFFLDYEGFRQDLTPLTVLTLPTQNELNGNLVVPVRNPVTGAIYQAGTSIPTTAMDPLSAQIVGYFKQISLPSAGLSTTGLNTNDYSVQAPFTDNADKGDLRLDYQQNANNSWFLRISDRKETGVNHVTIPLPLDGQTNGTIRILDQQVALGYTHLFGPNKVLDARVGISRTKAGKFNLSIGDNAFQIPGLPTNPIVAGGLPSVGITGFSGFGRQSTNPQWQNPALLDPKVNYTWVKGNHSLKFGYEYEHIWMAVNDNNPLYGSWTYGSGYSLCDAATSALCSTTSTGTAAPTAPVSDTYWADFLFGTTTSYQLANYFVAHLRQTLDSAYAQDDWKVSPKLTLNLGVRWEYGSPYSEWKNNISNFDPTSQTVLTTTPGAVAANGITPVNYGGVYGKTLVDPDYADFSPRIGFAFAATPKTAIRGGFGTGFVHYTRAGSGDILGINAPQAQFAAVTQIKPSTTDQCASPLPSQIIAVGSTTPSCYATASQGFPSGLVTTFNKATDNITWVPKNTRDSYVESYFLSIQQQLAKNSLIDIAYVGNHGVKLQGFLNGNQKNPSLGFTRPYGNWPSDITEALNEFWSNYNALQVRYEQRMVAGLTLLNSFSWEHSLDNASASLEGNTPSPQDANNIKADYGQSDYNLPIANVTSLVYELPFGHGRKFLSGINGAEDTVLGGWQISAINTAQAGTPFNLTYTPNSAQQVSQQISATYRGANEYRPDFVPGQKVTQGRSSRAANTGYVNYINYNAFVLPPIHDATGVTVLSPFGNSSRNQGRTPAFNETDLDINKKFSTPIESLKIEFRTEIYNLFNHTNLYLPSTISGTQGTTGDTLSTGATPGLSAITGGLPTSGGQISSTFEPRIVQFGLKIIY; from the coding sequence ATGACACGTATTCTAAGAAACATTTCCTTTTCCTTTTTGGCAGGCCTGATCTTCTTACTTAGCGCAAATATAGTAAGAGCTCAGTTTGAGGACGGCAGCATTGTCGGCGCCATCCACGACAGTTCGGGAGCCATCGTTCCCGGCGCATCCGTCTCCGCTACCAACACCGCTACAGGCATCGTCGCCACCACCACCACAAACTCCTCCGGCGAATACGAGTTCCCCTCGCTGCGTGTCGGCGTCTACACCGTCAAGGCAGAGTCGCAGGGCTTCTCCACCGCAGTCGCGGAAAACATCAGCGTCTCCGTTTCCGGCCGTACCCGCATCGATCTTTCACTCAAGGTCGGCGGTTCCGATAGCACCGTCGAAGTCAACGACGTCGCGCTGTCGCTCGAAACCGACACCAGCCAACGCGGCCAGACCATCACCAACTATCAAAGCGAAGCGCTTCCGCTCGTGAGCCGCAATTACTCCGACCTGCTCGCGCTCGTCACCGGCAGCCGTCAGGCGCCCACCGCGGCCACCACCAGCTCCATCAGCAGCCTTGTGCGCGAGGGCGCATACAACGTCAACGGCCAGCGCAGCATGTTCAACAACTTCCTGCTCGACGGCATGGACAACAACGCCTACGGCGAAAGCAATCAAGGCTTCGACAACCAGATCATCGCCATCGCGCCTGACTCCGTCGCCGAGTTCCAGGTCGTGACGAACAACGAGAGCGCCGAGTACGGCCGTTCCTCTGGGGCCACCATCAACGTCGCCTCCGCTTCCGGAACGAACGCTTTTCACGCCACAGCCTACGACTTCCTCCGCAACACCGATCTGAATGCCGCAGGCTTCTTCAAGCCCAACGTCGTCAGCAACACCGGCGCAGTAACTCCGTTCAAGAAGCCTGCCTTCAACCGCAACCAGTTCGGCATGAACTTCGGCGGTCCGATCCAGAAAGACAAACTCTTCTTCTTTCTCGACTACGAAGGCTTCCGTCAGGATCTGACGCCGCTCACCGTACTCACATTGCCCACTCAAAATGAGCTGAACGGCAACCTGGTCGTGCCCGTACGAAACCCAGTCACCGGCGCCATCTACCAGGCCGGTACCTCGATTCCCACCACCGCCATGGACCCGCTCTCCGCGCAGATCGTCGGCTACTTCAAGCAGATCTCCCTCCCGTCTGCCGGCCTGTCAACCACCGGCCTCAATACCAACGATTATTCGGTGCAGGCGCCCTTCACCGATAACGCCGATAAAGGCGATCTCCGCCTCGACTACCAGCAGAACGCCAACAACTCCTGGTTCCTGCGCATCAGCGACCGCAAGGAGACCGGCGTCAATCACGTCACCATCCCGCTGCCATTGGACGGCCAGACCAACGGCACCATCCGCATCCTCGACCAGCAGGTTGCCCTCGGTTACACCCACCTCTTCGGTCCCAACAAGGTCCTGGATGCCCGCGTCGGCATCTCGCGCACCAAGGCCGGCAAATTCAACCTATCCATCGGCGACAACGCGTTCCAGATTCCCGGACTCCCCACAAACCCAATCGTCGCCGGCGGTCTCCCATCCGTCGGAATCACCGGCTTCAGCGGCTTCGGCCGTCAGAGCACCAATCCCCAGTGGCAAAACCCGGCATTGCTCGATCCCAAAGTCAACTACACCTGGGTCAAAGGCAACCACTCCCTCAAGTTCGGCTACGAATACGAGCACATCTGGATGGCCGTCAACGACAACAACCCGCTCTACGGTTCCTGGACCTACGGCAGCGGCTACAGCCTCTGTGACGCCGCCACCTCGGCGCTTTGCTCCACCACCAGCACCGGCACCGCAGCCCCAACCGCGCCCGTCTCCGATACCTACTGGGCGGACTTCCTCTTCGGCACCACCACCAGCTACCAGCTCGCCAACTACTTCGTAGCGCACCTTCGCCAGACCCTCGACAGCGCCTACGCTCAGGACGACTGGAAGGTCAGCCCCAAGCTGACGCTCAATCTGGGCGTTCGTTGGGAATACGGCTCACCCTACTCTGAGTGGAAGAACAACATCTCCAACTTCGACCCGACCTCTCAGACCGTCCTCACCACCACCCCCGGCGCAGTCGCGGCCAACGGAATCACCCCCGTCAACTACGGCGGCGTCTACGGCAAGACGCTCGTCGATCCAGACTACGCAGACTTTTCCCCGCGCATTGGCTTCGCCTTTGCCGCGACTCCCAAAACAGCCATCCGCGGCGGCTTCGGCACGGGCTTCGTCCACTACACCCGCGCTGGCTCGGGCGACATCCTCGGCATCAACGCCCCTCAGGCGCAGTTCGCCGCTGTCACCCAGATCAAGCCCAGCACCACCGACCAATGCGCTTCGCCGCTTCCGTCGCAGATCATCGCTGTGGGCTCAACCACCCCAAGCTGCTACGCCACGGCCAGCCAGGGCTTCCCTTCAGGTCTCGTAACCACCTTCAACAAGGCCACCGACAACATCACCTGGGTTCCCAAAAACACCCGCGACAGCTACGTCGAGAGCTACTTCCTGAGCATCCAGCAACAGCTCGCCAAGAACTCCCTCATCGACATCGCCTACGTCGGCAACCACGGCGTCAAGCTGCAAGGCTTCCTCAACGGCAACCAGAAGAACCCGTCGCTCGGCTTCACCCGTCCTTACGGCAACTGGCCCAGCGACATCACCGAAGCGCTCAACGAATTCTGGTCCAACTACAACGCCCTCCAGGTCCGCTACGAACAGCGCATGGTCGCCGGCCTCACCCTGCTCAACTCCTTCAGCTGGGAGCACTCGCTCGACAACGCCAGCGCCTCGCTCGAAGGCAACACCCCCTCGCCCCAGGACGCCAACAACATCAAGGCCGACTACGGGCAATCGGATTACAACCTGCCCATCGCCAACGTCACCAGCCTCGTCTATGAGCTGCCCTTCGGACACGGCCGCAAGTTCCTCTCCGGCATCAACGGAGCCGAAGACACAGTCCTCGGCGGATGGCAGATCAGCGCCATCAACACCGCCCAGGCAGGCACCCCATTCAATCTCACCTACACGCCCAACAGCGCGCAGCAGGTCTCGCAACAGATCTCAGCCACCTACCGCGGAGCCAACGAGTATCGCCCCGATTTCGTGCCTGGCCAAAAGGTCACGCAGGGCCGTTCCAGCCGCGCCGCCAACACCGGCTACGTCAACTACATCAACTACAACGCCTTCGTGCTGCCGCCTATTCACGACGCAACCGGCGTTACCGTCCTCAGCCCCTTCGGCAATTCATCCCGCAACCAGGGCCGCACTCCGGCCTTCAATGAAACCGACCTCGACATCAACAAGAAATTCAGCACTCCCATCGAGAGCCTGAAGATCGAGTTCCGCACCGAGATCTACAACCTCTTCAACCACACCAACCTCTATCTGCCCAGCACCATCAGCGGCACCCAGGGTACCACCGGCGACACCCTGAGCACCGGCGCAACGCCAGGTCTCTCCGCGATCACCGGCGGCCTGCCCACCAGCGGTGGCCAAATCTCCAGCACCTTCGAGCCGCGCATAGTCCAGTTCGGCCTGAAGATCATTTACTAA
- a CDS encoding SDR family NAD(P)-dependent oxidoreductase — protein sequence MKLTGKKALITGGNSGIGLATARLFISEGAEVAITGRDQQTLDEAVAKLGSKAQGYRADVTVAEDRKKLFAELAKDFGKLDIVFANAGISGRTPTGTTDEAIFERVVHTNLNGAFFTVNSAAPLMNDNGSIIFNGSVHNYLGQPGVAAYAATKGGLVSMARSIAADLAPRKIRVNVVAPGATKTPIWKRGPRADATQEESAKLSDFFSSAVPLGRWGEPEELAKAVLFLASDDSSYINAVELMVDGGLTGAPFGAPILRG from the coding sequence ATGAAACTCACAGGCAAGAAGGCTCTCATTACCGGAGGAAACAGCGGGATCGGCCTGGCCACAGCCCGCCTTTTCATCTCTGAAGGCGCTGAAGTCGCAATTACGGGTCGCGATCAACAGACACTCGATGAAGCGGTCGCCAAGCTGGGATCGAAGGCACAGGGCTATCGCGCCGACGTTACGGTTGCGGAGGACCGCAAGAAGCTCTTCGCTGAACTCGCCAAAGACTTTGGCAAACTTGACATCGTCTTCGCCAATGCAGGCATTTCTGGCAGGACGCCGACTGGCACGACCGACGAAGCCATCTTCGAAAGGGTAGTCCACACCAATCTCAACGGTGCTTTCTTTACCGTCAATTCAGCCGCTCCTCTCATGAACGACAACGGCAGCATCATCTTCAACGGATCGGTGCACAATTATCTCGGTCAACCAGGCGTGGCTGCCTATGCTGCCACGAAAGGCGGACTCGTCTCGATGGCGCGATCCATCGCTGCGGATCTTGCACCGCGCAAAATTCGCGTGAACGTGGTGGCTCCGGGAGCGACGAAGACTCCCATCTGGAAACGCGGGCCGCGCGCCGATGCCACTCAAGAGGAATCCGCAAAACTTTCCGACTTCTTCTCTTCCGCAGTTCCGCTGGGCCGCTGGGGCGAGCCAGAGGAATTAGCGAAGGCTGTGCTTTTTCTTGCCTCGGACGATTCATCGTACATTAATGCGGTCGAGCTGATGGTTGACGGCGGATTGACCGGCGCTCCCTTCGGAGCCCCCATTCTTCGCGGATGA
- a CDS encoding VOC family protein, whose protein sequence is MANTTYEIQSNDAASDAGVAKVDMKFEIVVIPVSDVDRAKEFYGRLGWRLDADYDNGKDYRVIQFTPPGSGCSVIFGKNVTGAAPGSAQGLYLIVDDIETARKNLLRHSVEVSEVFHGAADVYSGPDEPYLFGRIRVNGPDPEHRSYRSFASFRDPDGNGWLFQEITTRLPGRIDNTATTFASANDLANAFRRAEAAHGEHEKRIGQRDANWADWYAAYMVAEQSGKELPQ, encoded by the coding sequence ATGGCAAATACGACGTATGAAATTCAATCTAACGACGCCGCCAGCGATGCTGGCGTTGCGAAAGTCGACATGAAGTTCGAAATCGTCGTTATCCCCGTCTCGGATGTCGATCGCGCGAAGGAGTTCTACGGGAGGCTCGGGTGGCGACTCGACGCCGACTACGACAACGGTAAGGATTATCGTGTGATTCAGTTCACACCACCTGGCTCCGGGTGCTCCGTCATCTTCGGGAAGAACGTCACCGGGGCGGCTCCCGGCTCAGCCCAGGGCCTTTATCTGATCGTCGACGACATCGAGACCGCGCGCAAGAATCTGCTCCGTCATAGCGTTGAGGTCAGCGAAGTATTCCACGGCGCTGCAGACGTGTACTCCGGCCCGGACGAGCCCTACCTGTTTGGACGGATTCGAGTCAACGGCCCTGATCCCGAGCATCGCAGCTACCGCTCGTTCGCCTCGTTCAGAGATCCGGACGGGAACGGCTGGCTGTTCCAGGAAATCACGACGCGGCTTCCGGGTCGCATCGACAACACGGCGACGACCTTTGCATCAGCGAACGATCTGGCAAACGCGTTTCGGCGTGCGGAGGCCGCCCACGGCGAGCACGAGAAGCGCATCGGGCAGCGCGACGCGAACTGGGCAGACTGGTATGCCGCTTACATGGTGGCTGAACAGTCAGGCAAAGAGCTGCCACAATGA
- a CDS encoding carboxymuconolactone decarboxylase family protein: MFDMRNLTKLKKLDENAPDVMKAFWAFNAELFKDGAIDVLHKQLMAVAVALTTQCPYCIELHMKDARRAGANDTMLTEAAMVAAAMRANATVTHASHLFKE, from the coding sequence ATGTTTGATATGAGGAATCTCACTAAGCTCAAGAAGCTCGATGAGAATGCGCCTGATGTGATGAAAGCCTTCTGGGCCTTTAATGCAGAGTTGTTCAAAGACGGCGCCATCGATGTCCTGCACAAGCAGCTGATGGCGGTGGCGGTCGCGCTGACAACGCAGTGTCCTTACTGCATTGAGTTGCATATGAAAGATGCGCGTCGGGCCGGAGCAAATGACACGATGCTGACGGAAGCGGCCATGGTCGCCGCCGCAATGCGGGCAAACGCGACGGTCACCCACGCGTCGCACTTGTTCAAAGAGTAA